AGGGGCTGGCAGGATACGACAGCTTTAATGCCTCCCAAAAATGGGTGATGCGGCAAGAATTAACGACAGTTTGCAAAGGTTGGAAATTCCGCACTGGTGGCGATTTCCAATTTGATTTTAACACCGTGAATGCCCGCACGCCGGACTACGGGCAATGGAACACGCAGACCGATTATGCCGTCCCGTTCAGCAGGCCGCTGAAGCGGGACGGCATTGGCTGTTATGCGTGGAAGGATTAATCCTCCATCGCTTCCAGTTCATCGATGAAGCCTGATATCATCGACAGACCTTTGTCCCAGAACGCCGGATCGCTTGCGTCCAGACCGAAGGGGGCCAAGAGCTCCTTGTGGTGCTTTGAGCCGCCCGCCTTGAGCATGTCGAAGTATTTCTCTTCAAAACCCTCTTCTCCCTCTGCGTATACAGCATAGAGCGCGTTTACGAGGCCATCACCGAAGGCATAGGCATAAACGTAGAAGGGTGAGTGCACGAAGTGTGGGATGTAAGCCCAGAAAGTCTCGTACCCGTCCATGAACTCAAAGGCTGGCCCAAGGCTCTCGGCCTGCACGGACATCCACAGCGCGTTGATGTCGTCAGGGGTCAGCTCTCCGTTCCGGCGTGCTGCGTGCAGCTTGCATTCGAAGTCATAAAACGCGATCTGGCGGACGACCGTATTGATCATATCCTCGACCTTGCCTGCCAACAGCACCTTGCGCTCTGTTTGGGATTTGGCGTTATCGAGCATCTTGCGGAAAGTCAGCATCTCACCAAAGACACTTGCAGTTTCTGCCAGTGTGAGGGGGGTGGATGACAACATCTCGCCTTGGCCGGCGGCCAGAACCTGATGCACGCCGTGGCCCAATTCATGCGCCAGGGTCATGACGTCGCGAGGTTTTCCCAAGTAATTGAGCATCACGTAAGGATGCACGTCTGTCACTGTAGGATGCGCAAAAGCGCCCGGTGCCTTGCCCGGTTTGACACCCGCATCAATCCAGCCGCTGTTAAAGAAAGGCTTTGCCAACTCGCCCATGCGCGGATCAAACGCGGTGTAGGCGTCCATCACCATCTTTTCGGCCGTGGGCCAATCAACAATGCGAGGGTCTTCCATCGGCAGTGGCGCGTTCCGGTCCCAGACCTGCATCACATCGAGGCCCAGCCATTTGCGCTTCAGTTCGTAGTACCGGTGGCTAAGTTTGGGGTAGGCTTTGACGACTGCGTCGCGCAGCGCTTCAACCACTTCCGGCTCTACCTGATTGCTCAGGTGACGACCTGTCTGCGCCGTTTCCATCCCACGCCAGCGATCAATGATCTCTTTCTCTTTCGCTTGCGTATTATGCACGCGGGCAAAGGTTTTGACGTTTGCGCCGAACACCTCTGCCAATTCACGGGCACCCGCCTCTCGATTGGCGCGGTCGGGGTCTGTCAGCAGGTTGAGCGTACCTTCGATGCCCATGACCTCGCCATTCACCTCAAACTCGAGCCCTGCAATCGTCTCGTCAAACATCCGCTCCCACGCATCGCCGACAACGCCGAGGTCATGCATGAATTTCTCAAGCTCGTCGGACAGTTGGTAGGGCTTCATCGCGCGAATCCGGTCGAAAATCGGCTTGTATCGCGCCAGATCTGCGTTCTTGTTCAACAGCGTGTCGAGATGGTCATCCGGCAGCTTGTTCAATTCCAAAGTGAAAAACACCAGTGGTGTGGTGAAGTTGGTGATCTTCTCTTGCGCGTCAGACATGAATTTGGCGCGGCCTGCATCTGTTGTCAGCTGGTAGTACCTTAGACCGGCAAATGACATGATCCTTCCGGCAATCTGGTTGATCTTTTCATTACGCAGCACGCATTCAAGCAGCCCGCCAGCGTCCAGTTCAGCCAGCTTGCCCTCATAATCGGCGGCAAAACTGGCACAGGCCTGCTCAAGCCAGTCAAGATCGCGTTTGAGTTCGGGCGCGTCTTCACCGGTGTACAGATCGCTCAAATCCCATTCCGGCAGATTTCCAAGGTCTTTGGAGCCACCGCCAGCATTGGCGTCACGAACGGGGAAGGGAAGCTGAAACATGTGTCATCCTATATTGTGTTTCGAGGTATCTAAGCGCGCGGACAGGCGGGAACAACCAC
The Sulfitobacter noctilucicola genome window above contains:
- a CDS encoding M3 family oligoendopeptidase codes for the protein MFQLPFPVRDANAGGGSKDLGNLPEWDLSDLYTGEDAPELKRDLDWLEQACASFAADYEGKLAELDAGGLLECVLRNEKINQIAGRIMSFAGLRYYQLTTDAGRAKFMSDAQEKITNFTTPLVFFTLELNKLPDDHLDTLLNKNADLARYKPIFDRIRAMKPYQLSDELEKFMHDLGVVGDAWERMFDETIAGLEFEVNGEVMGIEGTLNLLTDPDRANREAGARELAEVFGANVKTFARVHNTQAKEKEIIDRWRGMETAQTGRHLSNQVEPEVVEALRDAVVKAYPKLSHRYYELKRKWLGLDVMQVWDRNAPLPMEDPRIVDWPTAEKMVMDAYTAFDPRMGELAKPFFNSGWIDAGVKPGKAPGAFAHPTVTDVHPYVMLNYLGKPRDVMTLAHELGHGVHQVLAAGQGEMLSSTPLTLAETASVFGEMLTFRKMLDNAKSQTERKVLLAGKVEDMINTVVRQIAFYDFECKLHAARRNGELTPDDINALWMSVQAESLGPAFEFMDGYETFWAYIPHFVHSPFYVYAYAFGDGLVNALYAVYAEGEEGFEEKYFDMLKAGGSKHHKELLAPFGLDASDPAFWDKGLSMISGFIDELEAMED